The following coding sequences lie in one Nocardioides sambongensis genomic window:
- a CDS encoding GNAT family N-acetyltransferase gives MLWRVRADLPDRPGTLAGLAAACGDAGVDIKRVRIFPDTDHVTDEFVIDTPEDWEADRIEELFGSAGGDAVSVIRSGPAALEDQPTRYVQAVREVLANPASFPDVAAHLFDADVAPSDGDEDVLEMVLGSTTTIQIRRDPAFTPVERERAAALAELVAEVLAAHRAPTPAQAGRPGEAEPEYVRADSRISALVGGRVAGQASIEVREGEEPWPVDLWVDPSWHRRGIGTRLLADVARLARSRGAEEIVLSAPSDTQAVLPMVLAAGMRGRIRMAGETLTVRIAVTDLRV, from the coding sequence ATGCTGTGGAGAGTGCGTGCCGACCTGCCGGACCGCCCGGGCACCCTCGCCGGGCTGGCCGCCGCGTGCGGAGACGCCGGCGTCGACATCAAGCGGGTGCGGATCTTCCCCGACACCGACCACGTCACCGACGAGTTCGTGATCGACACGCCCGAGGACTGGGAGGCCGACCGGATCGAGGAGCTGTTCGGCAGCGCCGGCGGAGACGCGGTCTCCGTGATCCGCTCCGGGCCCGCGGCTCTGGAGGACCAGCCCACGCGCTACGTGCAGGCGGTTCGCGAGGTCCTCGCCAACCCGGCCAGCTTCCCCGACGTGGCCGCACACCTCTTCGACGCCGACGTGGCGCCCTCGGACGGTGACGAGGACGTGCTCGAGATGGTGCTGGGGTCGACCACCACCATCCAGATCCGCCGTGACCCGGCGTTCACCCCGGTCGAGCGGGAGCGGGCGGCCGCGCTGGCCGAGCTGGTCGCCGAGGTGCTCGCCGCGCACAGGGCCCCGACCCCGGCGCAGGCCGGGCGTCCCGGTGAGGCGGAGCCCGAGTACGTCCGGGCCGACTCGCGGATCTCCGCCCTGGTCGGCGGACGTGTCGCGGGCCAGGCCAGCATCGAGGTGCGTGAGGGCGAGGAGCCGTGGCCGGTGGACCTGTGGGTCGACCCGTCCTGGCACCGCCGCGGCATCGGCACCCGGTTGCTCGCCGACGTCGCCCGGCTGGCCCGGTCGCGCGGCGCCGAGGAGATCGTCCTCTCGGCCCCCTCGGACACCCAGGCCGTGCTCCCGATGGTGCTCGCGGCCGGGATGCGCGGCCGGATCCGGATGGCCGGGGAGACCCTCACCGTCCGGATCGCGGTGACCGACCTGCGCGTCTGA
- the zwf gene encoding glucose-6-phosphate dehydrogenase encodes MSSDLSPHVLVLFGATGDLAARKLFPGLYRLAAAGRLPDHFAVIGTGRHSPGSDEEFRAQVREGLDEFVGDLDDDVATALLDQVSFVTSSAEDGAELGEAVRDAEDRLLERGSCLLGDVRRLLYLSVPPGAVEGMVGMLEREDLVARSRLVAEKPFGTDLATARELNATVASVFPDAQVFRIDHFLGKEGVQNILALRFANGLFEPAWNRHTISSVQIDVPETLTVEGRGSFYESTGCLRDMVTTHLCQLLGFVALEDPHAYRESALRAAKAAVFSAVRPLDPGRVVFGQYDGYRDEPDVAEDSTVETFAAIEMWIDNDRWRGVPFYLRTGKALAEGRRTITVRFHDPRHRWLKPEDGGQPAPNELVIELADQPRIEIDIRAKRPGPDMALVEGVFRLDLVGDVPDADPLEAYERLLLEVMRGDRTLFISADEVERLWEICQPVLDRRPPALSYPAGSWGPQEAVDLPSDGWHLGDHVGGHAGAHPAGR; translated from the coding sequence ATGAGCTCGGACCTCTCACCGCACGTCCTGGTCCTCTTCGGGGCCACCGGCGACCTGGCCGCCCGCAAGCTGTTCCCCGGTCTGTACCGGCTGGCCGCAGCAGGCCGGCTCCCCGACCACTTCGCGGTGATCGGCACCGGCCGCCACTCCCCCGGCTCCGACGAGGAGTTCCGGGCCCAGGTCCGCGAGGGGTTGGACGAGTTCGTCGGGGACCTCGACGACGACGTCGCCACCGCGCTGCTGGACCAGGTCTCCTTCGTCACCTCCTCCGCCGAGGACGGAGCGGAGCTGGGTGAGGCGGTGCGCGACGCCGAGGACCGGCTGCTGGAGCGCGGCTCCTGCCTGCTCGGCGACGTACGACGCCTGCTCTACCTCTCGGTCCCGCCGGGCGCAGTGGAGGGGATGGTCGGGATGCTGGAGCGCGAGGACCTGGTCGCCCGGTCCCGGCTGGTGGCGGAGAAGCCGTTCGGTACGGACCTGGCCACCGCCCGCGAGCTGAACGCGACCGTGGCCAGCGTCTTCCCCGACGCCCAGGTCTTCCGGATCGACCACTTCCTCGGCAAGGAGGGCGTGCAGAACATCCTGGCGCTCCGGTTCGCCAACGGTCTCTTCGAGCCGGCCTGGAACCGGCACACCATCTCCTCGGTCCAGATCGACGTGCCCGAGACCCTCACCGTCGAGGGCCGCGGCAGCTTCTACGAGTCCACCGGCTGCCTGCGCGACATGGTCACCACCCACCTGTGCCAGCTGCTCGGCTTCGTCGCACTGGAGGACCCGCACGCCTACCGCGAGTCCGCGCTGCGCGCCGCCAAGGCCGCGGTGTTCAGCGCGGTCCGCCCCCTCGACCCCGGCCGCGTCGTCTTCGGCCAGTACGACGGCTACCGCGACGAGCCCGACGTGGCAGAGGACTCCACCGTGGAGACGTTCGCCGCGATCGAGATGTGGATCGACAACGACCGCTGGCGCGGCGTGCCGTTCTACCTGCGCACCGGCAAGGCGCTGGCCGAGGGCCGCCGCACCATCACGGTGCGGTTCCACGACCCGCGGCACCGCTGGCTCAAGCCGGAGGACGGCGGCCAGCCGGCCCCCAACGAGCTGGTCATCGAGCTCGCCGACCAGCCCCGGATCGAGATCGACATCCGGGCCAAGCGGCCCGGGCCGGACATGGCGCTGGTCGAGGGTGTCTTCCGGCTCGACCTGGTCGGCGACGTACCCGATGCGGACCCGTTGGAGGCCTACGAGCGGCTGCTGCTGGAGGTGATGCGCGGCGACCGCACCCTGTTCATCTCCGCCGACGAGGTGGAGCGGCTGTGGGAGATCTGCCAGCCGGTCCTGGACCGGCGACCGCCCGCGCTCTCCTACCCGGCCGGCTCGTGGGGGCCGCAGGAGGCCGTCGACCTGCCCTCGGACGGTTGGCATCTCGGTGACCACGTGGGCGGGCACGCCGGCGCCCACCCGGCGGGCCGCTGA